The DNA sequence CGGACATCGAGAACAACGAGTCCATATCAGTCAGATACTTCTTCCCGCGACAAGCTCATCCGCACCGgtcaatcatcctttcccgATTCAAGCCGTTACCCGCGAGGCTGAGCGAGAGCGATCGAGATTGGGTTAGGcgtggtggaggaggtggtcatcatcatcgacatgGCGGACCTAGGCATTCTGGTGGTGGCGGAGATAACAGGACCGGTGGACCCGGTATGGCCCGAGGAGGATATCATCAAACCCCCCAATCGTCCTTACCGCAAAACAGGACCGCTAACGGGTATCCGAAACCCTCTCCAGGCGATTTAGCTCGTCATGGCGCTGCACCTGGTGGATATCATGTGCCGCCCCCACCAAGACCAGTCAGTGCTTATGGTGCTCCGCCCAGCAATTATGGGtatggtggatatggcggTGCGCCATCGTCAGGAGGGTATGGAGGGTACGGCGGGTacggtggaggtggagctAGTCATGCTCCGTATGCTGCTCAAGGTGGTTATGGCGGGTATGGAAATGGTTCCGCTTATAGTGCGTTCAGGCTCATCTCGCCTTCGATTTTATTCGCGAATGATGGCCGCTGACCAACTTTCTTTGCTGTATAGGCGCATATAATCCTCCCCCACCTCGATCGAATCCGTACGCAGCTCCGCCGCCTAATGCTTACGGTGCTCCTCGACCGCCGTACGGCGCGCGTCCACCGGCACCTCCACCTCAGAATGGCtatggtggatatggtggtgcaggagcaggaggagcaagaggaggatataATCCGTATGGAGGTTCGAATGGGGCTTATCAGCCTAGAAacggtggcggtggtggtgggggTGGACGTAGGTATTGATCAATCGGAGAAGGTTTGTGGGAAATGGAAAGTAAGGCGAATCATCAATAATCAGGCATCTCTCAAAAATCATCTTTTTGATATTTCTCATCGTACATTGCAAAGCAGAAAGTGTAACACATCGTATGTACTGCATTTGGGCATGATTAGACTCAGCATCGATACGGACGACGGTCAGGGTTTCCGATTGAAGTCGTGGGGCAAGTATCCGTATGGTCTTCTGTTCGGTTTTGTGACCTCGACTTACCGACTCTGATCCCCTTACTCCTCCTTGGAACTGTACGCTGGCTTGTTGAGCAGGTTCACCATCATATCATGCCTCGAATAATGGCCTGCGGCATCGAAATCGAGTCTTGCGCCGTGCAACGtatcgagatcgatctgTAAGGcaacatcgatcaattcattTATTAGCCGATCAGGTAAGCGGGAATCAGCTGATTATCGAAATTGGTGAGAAGATTCGAAGCGCGGAAGACTGAGTTCGGTGGTCTGGTTTCGAAGTGACTTACCTCAGCAGTGAGTATACCTTCTTTGTCCCATAATGGCCCAGCTAAAACTTCTCCTAGCGGACCAACGATGGATGAGCCACCTCTTGACCAGGGCTTGTTCTCTGCTTTCTCGCTCTCTGAGAGGGCTAGGGAGGGCGGGTAGTCTGCTGGGAAATCCGATGGTGCGTGGTACTGGTTCACTGGATCCCAACAGTATCATAATTATCAGTCAACTAGTCAATTATACTGCTTTACTCTATGGATGTGTTGGTCCCGTCTCCCACAGTCAGGCGCAGTGCGGACTCAAATGGGAAATAGATGGAACAACCCGATTGAGTAGACCAATCGAGAAAAGCGCCCAGGCCCAggcagaaagagagaaagagagaaagagatatcTGAAGAatagcttgactcacctgaaatCACGAAACATCTGCCTTCTTGGGCGATGTGTTGCATTGCAGGTAGCCATGTGGGTCTGCTATCTGCAGTCGGAGCGGTGTATCTGCGATAAGGGTCGAGTTGATAGAGGAATCAcatcagtcatcattggCATGCAGTCATCTAACTTTATTTGACTTATATCGAATGGAATGGAAACAAGTCCCTCCGTTTCACTCACATCTCGACGCCTTTTCTGTATAATTGATAACGAGCAAGCGGCATGAAATCTACGCAAGCACACCAAGACATGTTGAGCTTGTCAGTTCTGCGTTCCCATTTCAACCGGTATGTCTTTCAATGAGCTGTACATATACTCACTTTCCCAGCAGATCAACCCTCCAATCTTGCCAATCTTGGTCTCAACCACCGGTAAATTATCATCTCTCGCTTGTCgctcttcccccttttcaTCACGGGTCGCAGGGGCAGCAGGGTTCGTATCGTCTCCTTGATGCCAGACTATACGCTCCGCAGCTGTCGGCTGTAATTTCCGATGCTTCGACAAGAGTCTTCCAGAGGGCGAGAAGAGTAGATTGGTGCAGTATAATGTCGAGCCGATCAATTCGCGTTCGACAACTCCGATCGAGAGGTACTATACGATAACGCAAGCATCGTCAGGCCATGTTATATCACGTCACTACACGAATACaccctgatcttcctctctaCACCTAACAGTGTTTGTCTACGCAGTTGAGCTCGCGTATCATCGTGGTTTGGGGATGCGCCGTGGATAGCAGTCCAGTCAACTCACAATCTGGtgcttcttcgctatcaagCATAATCGCTGGAACGCCCAGAAGTCATCCTGATCTTGCTCGTATATCGGTTTATCGCTTATCCAGTCGGACGAGATCGCATCGAGGGGGATCTTGACGCTTGACTAGTGTAGTCACGATGTGTCATCAGCGATAAATTGAAGGCAGGAGATAAAAGGAGGAATTTGAGCAGGTCAcgagaaggggaaagtcaATATGTTATTCAAACCAAATTAGAGCACGATGTGGTAGGAAAGTAGCGAGCCATGACTCATCCCTCGACTAGCCAGAGTCCGAAATGGAGGACGTGGACATGCTCACCTTCACATACCTCGCAAACCATTCCCGGCTCTCAGTCGATCTCGTGCCAATCTGAAAATCCAGGAATCGCGGATAAGCACTCAGGAAAGCTTCGGGCAGGACTACCAAATCGGGCCGCTTAGCTTCATccgccgaagccgaagccgaagcttTGGAGATGAGGTCTTCGAGCTTGGCGAGTGTTGCGGGGAGGTCGAAAGAGACGGGAGCCGCTTGGACGGCGGCGATGGTAATTTTGGATTTGGTTCTGGGCATTGTGATATATTTGTCTTGTCTTATTGATGGAAACGGTCTCGCTGTTTAAACGATTATTATCAGATCTGTTCGTGACTGAACTTGACTTGTTGTACATTCGGTCGGATACTGATACGGTTCACCAAGGTTTACCAGCGCAAGTATGCCTATGGCAAATCAGCTGCGAGACTGTGATTCACCCTTGACATCCTGACTCATACGCCTTCATCGCTAATCTCGGCGAAGTAAACAGGCGGAACGACGATAGGGTCAGATATCGGAAATAGCCGAGAACCGAGATATCCGCCTCAATGCAACAAGGAGACTGGTATATTTTGCATCCGAGGGAGGTGTACAGTGACTCATTCGGATTTGCTGCACTGGGACTCTGCTGCGGGTGTCAAGAGCAACAAGCTTCAACGCGGTTTTGTTTCGATGGCGTTATAAGCCTAGGTGAGTAAGTGGtttatcgttcttctcgaGTAACACTCGAAGCGTTGTAGAATCAAGTTGATGAATATGCCTCCCAGAGGAAGCGAGTCAATCTTCTCAAGGGAAAATGAGGACGGTGTGTCATGATATATTCGTCGCGatgcatgtatatatagaCACAGATAAGGGATTGCTACAACAAATAAGACTAAACAGAgaccatcatcttccacgCCATCTCTCGACAAATTCTACTCCATATGAAACACCCTCTTCTGTATACGATCTAACAATCCAACTCCTTCGCGTCGTGACTTGTTCGATCCGCCGTCTTACCATCCCACTCTACGAGATAATAGGCTACGCCTCCAATATGCCCATCTCCCTCCATTTCTCACTCAACTCCGCCACCCCCTGACCCATCCCTTGGTTAGTCATCAAATCCTTCATCACCAAAATATCGAACTCTTTACCGAACGCCAGGAAATGCGCGAAGAGCGAATTGAAGTGCGCCTCTATCGACAGGTGGAGGATCTGCTCGAAATGCTGATGGTACAAATGAGCAAAGATCCTGAATAAATGCTTGTAGATGTGTTTTGCGGTATACGCGAACGAGTTCGGGAAATCTCGACCTGATTTAGTCGGGAAGACGTTCTCGTCGTCGAGCAATTTCTGGAGCCATGACATGACGAAATCGATATATGTTGGTGCGGGCAGAGAGACCAGCCGTTGATTTTGATCAGGCCACAAAAAGTTGAGGGTGGGCCCAGCGGACATGGTAGGACAGTTCTGGAGGGTGCAGAAATCAGTGAGGGCGCCGTAGAAGTGGTTCAGGTTGTTGTAGAAGTCGAATACTAATTGCAGCAGAAGCAAGATCAGGGCGTCAGCACATCATATCATTTTAGTATGTTATCGTATACATAGCCCGCTTATGATTCAGCCCGAGTTTGGGCTCATGATCCCCTGTTCCCCATCCTCGACCCCTTATAACTCCTCCTTTGTATGCGCGATAAGCCACATGATGCAAAGTACAGCCCACTCACAGTTCACTGCCACCCACTCATTGACATCTACATACTTCGGCGGAGCTACGATAGTCTTGAAGCTCCCCTTGACCAGCGCGGCTTTCACGAATGGCTGGCAGAGGTATAACGGTTTTTGCTGGGGCGATAAGGGCGATTGAGTGAATTCTGCGCCTGGGGAGGGTAATGGCTCGAAGAATCCTGTTTGGGATGTCGGAGTGTTCAATGGTGATCGTTTCGGTGCTCGGAGACGCCTAAATCAATCGATTGAAACGGAGATGGTCAGCCAGATGTACTTCGCAGCATGCCCGCATAGTACCGGTGAGGTCAGATCAGCACGGCACCGAAAGAGCAAACCAGTGGAATCCTTTCTGCTCGTCAAGTACGCCTTCGCAGAGGCTGAAGAATGATCTACTCACCCAATGGAGTTGAGGAAGCCAGACATGTCGATAATCTACCGAGGGGGTTTCGTTATTTATATCGTGAAATGAGATCAGACTGCCAGAGTCtgcttgatcgatcgagcGAGCTGCCGTGAGAGGTATCGCTGAGCTTTCGAAAGAAAGTATGAATGTATATCTGGGATATATAGTGAGAAGTACACTCTTGAGACGGAGTGGTGTAAAGGTCCATGCGCGTCACCAAGATGTTACTGGTCTTGGTGTTTCAGTAACGCGATTCTACCAAACCTTATACGAGGTAACCACTTATTCCGCCTCAACTCGTCAACTAGCATTTGAATATCGAATGTCGAACGAGCATCCCAATTATTTCCAGCATCATCAGTCCAGCTACTCAGCATCTCCTACTCACGACAACAGCAATCAGGACGAATCAGCAGGGTAGGATTTGGCACGATGGTGTACATAAAGAACTGGACGGACTTCGAGACTGTAAGTTCTCAATTGATGGCTTTCAACCATTTCTATGCGGTCGTCTGACTACCAGGGGGTCCATTTGTAGGCTACAACGGATTTGTATGCTCGAGCACCTtcgaaagtgagtcagacctcttcatccttcttcttgactatACAATCCTGCATACGCCTACGGATCCATCCACCTCAGTTTAGAGTTACATCATAAAAAGCTAACACTCCTCCTGATATTTCCAGGTCCGTTATAGCGTTAAGTTCGTACCGAAATCTGGCGAGCTGGTGTTAAAAGTCACCGACGATGTAAAGGTGAGTAAGCTTGTGAAGTCCTTGGCACTGCATCCCTCATATTGGCTTGCCGTCCAATCTCGGAACTCGCGATACCACCCCTTGACTCCAGTGAAGGTAGCGAAATCAATCGCTCGTATCGCTCTGCATTTGTATCGTGTCCTATCCTATCCGACTCCATTCCACCCTTCATTTCATGAACATCTGCAAGAAACTTCCTGTCCTCGTCCACTACTGCATCGTCCTCTCCGGTCCCCCATCCGTCCAGCatgatcctcaacatcaCACCTTCACTTTCACGCGAAACAACAAGGCCAAAACGCAGCTAACAATCCCGTGCTCTTGACTCAGTGCATAAAATACAAATCGTACTCTTCGATAATACTGAACCGATTCGAATCCTTGAACCTGAAACTCTTGACGCAAATGAGCAACTCACGCCGGAAGCCTATACCTGTATCTACACTGGGTATATCGACGCCGAACGCCGAAACCCCCGAGAGGGGAGGTACGCCTGCGTTAGAGAATGCTGCGAGTGCGAGTAACGATAAAGCAACACCAGCAGGGGCGGGTGGGACAGCGCAAGTGCAGAATCAGGGGCAAGGGAAGAGtgggggaaagaagaagaagaaagggaagaagtaAATTctaggtgaaggtgaaggtagAATGTTATATTGATATAATGGGTGTTCATACGGTATCATGCATGGGTGGGttgtacatgtacatgtgCTTGTTATCGATTGATCGCAATGTGTTATCGATTTGGGATCGCGTAGTGAGGATGCAGAGGTACAACATATTATTTGTACAACCATCTTAATACTCATGCCATGAGGTAACACCTTCGACTCGTATCTAATCTCTGGACGAGCTGGAAATCTGCTCCGGCGAAGCATCGCATTTCTTCCTGTACGCAGAACAATGATGAACGGTATTATGGATGCGCTTATTCTGGCTGAGTCGCTCATCTTATCGTGGTCCCCGTGCAGACCAGTACATTCTATGCGCAAGGTAGTCAGTAAGCATTGAAGACCTCAAATAATGGCAGAGTGATAAACATACCTGAAACAAAAACGAAAAACAACAGCCTGGTCTCAAACTAGACTTTGACCTCACCCAGCACCGACTCAAGACCCTGACCCCTCTCTCGCAACTCATCAATCCTCTCTCCGAGCTTTTCCACCTCACCAGACTTGTCTAATATCTTAGAACCGTTCATCTGGGTAATATAAGCCTTTGCTAACGCCTGACTATTTTTGTTTGTTGCTGTTTTCGAAGAAAATGTATTTAGCACATCGATGGATTTCTGGTCTTTACTTGAAGtggaaggatgggatggggGATCAAGGATTGAGGGGATGGTCGTATTTGGGAtagagaggaggagggataaGTCGGAAGTTATTGATTGACGAGATAACGACATTTTGCGCCTTGTTCTGATGCCAAGGGTGTTGAGGCCGCTATACTCGATCGGAGGGGTGCTAGGCTGAGAAatttgagtctgagtcttAGTGCAGTCGTGTTGTTATTAAGAGAGTCATTGTATAGGATGTTCACGTTGAGCTGTGCAGGTCATGAGATGTCGGTAGCGGATGCGGAGTCTCCGCGTTTCCTCCATTACTGGACCTCAAATTTGTTTTCATGTCCATCGATATTATTCAATGTCTTCTTCCGTAACTCTCACTTGTCCTACGGTCCACCAAGTTGAATAGCGACACAGGCCTCAAGAGACGGTCAGCACTACTATATAAGGCCAAGGCATTGTACATTCGCTCACCTCTTTACCCTTTGTCGGTCTGTCAGCACCTGATTCGTATACCCCACCCATCATGTCTCTGTCATCCTCCACCCTCTCTCTGAAATTCATGCAGCGCGGCAACGCCGCGGGCCGATCACAGCCCTCAACACCTACCGTCAACTCGactccatcagcttcgacttccaaTTCGACCCAAGTGAAATCAGAATATCCTCACGAGACACCGGTCAAGTCGACGAGCGGCTCATACCTCTCCGCAGAggcttcagcagcttcgCGAGGCGATAAGCTggtgatcaagaacgaggaagaatggtTTATGCCTTCTTCGTattcctcctcaagctcagactcaAGAAATATATCTCAACGTCAATTCCAATCTCAAGATAATTGGACAATATTCGAATCGAGCTATGTACCGTTCTTATCGAGCTCGAGCGATAGGACGattgaagatcaagctgggCCTTCTACTTCGATACATTCCGAGCTtagtgggagtgggaatggaggaggaggtaggATGATCTTTGGTGGatttgggaagaaggagaagagtCCTCAGATTCCGAGTAAGCTTaatggggatgatgaagatatggatgaagatcaagatgaagttgagctggacgTCAAGGCTgtcaagcgagaaagaaacgagaaatcagtcaaagtcaaggtaaGTCACTATCAATCCCttctgtatctgtatctgatGAGGTACCACTTCATTCGGCCCATCGCCAGTATAAGAGCTCATAATTGTGCTTTGTATCGCTAgacaccaacaccaacaccaagaCAGAAGCCTCAGAGTGCACCACGTACATTCCAAAGACCAGCCATATCACCACCACCTTCATCCCGCTCATCCGGGCATACTCAGTCATCAACGCCCAAATCCTCTTCGAAGCGACCTGATACCCAGCCCCGTCCACTTTCTGTGGCCGACAAGATGCGTCAAACCATCTCGTCTCGGTCTCGGAAGTCACCATCGGCTTCGTCCACCTCAGCAACTTCCACAAGATCGCcattttcatcttcgacttcttccccTGCTCCCACTCCAGCTACTACACTAGCCCAGACTAGTCATTCGGGTCATAGCAGCACAGTCTCACCCGCCGATACAGGTACGAGCGGCAAATCGAAGAATAAGAAGAAACGGAATGCATCAGAACGCGAACGAGAATCCATCACACCCAATAACAATACTCAGCACACTTCGACATCTCCGTTaatcaccaagaagaagttcaAGACCGAGCCAAAACATATATCGGGCGGTGTAGGAGAAGGCGGGAAGACGATGAGTCTGGACGAGCGGGAGAAAGCTATGAAggcgcagaagaagaaggataagaagaaaTTTAAGGAGGGCAGTCTGAAAGCATGATCGCGTGGCCCCAATTTACGAATTCACTGTCATTGTAGATGTAGTAGGTCTGCACTTCAAACCGTGATTAGACCGGTATGACATTTGCGGTTGGTTCGTTACAATCTGGACAGTCGGGATCTCTCGACATCCCGTCTTTCGTCTTttgcctttgtctttgtctttgccttttgatAAGGCGCAAGATGAAATGACGGATGTGCCCTTTGGCGTGTATCAGAAGCAGGACAGCACAATTGAGAgtatgatcgtatgatcCTCGTTATGTATTGTGTAGATTAATGTCATCACTAAGTCACTAAGTCTCTGAGTCGCTCTCACTCGCTCACTTTGTGATCATGATGGATCGAGAATAATGGATGAAGACCGATGCGTTGTTGCGTCGTTGCAGCATGCATTCTTGCAACATGCAGTTCTACATTAATGGCTGACCATGTGACAATATGGTCATACGACCATAGATCATACCGCATCCATTGAATGTGTTGTGTTGTTTGCAGCTGGACTTAAACTATGGTCATTCGGATTCGTTTCATCGTGGACTGGGCAAAAGGTCAACACAGGAgtgttcagcttgatatAAGCAGTCAGTATATGCAAGGTCGACATAGTAAGCCCAAGGCAGCCAAGGCAGCTAAGGCAGCTTGAGCTAGCTATTTGAGGAGAAAGTTGCCTTTGCCAGaaacaagatcaaggtcaaaggTCAAATCTTACATGGGATCAATCAGTGAACCACCGCAGCACAATtacaacaaccacaaccacaacgTCAACGTATTCAAGTATTCAAgcaatcatctcttctcatccCCCAATTCACCACTTGACCAATCCACCACGCATCGCACAGAATATGATATGCCATGGTATGACATGCTGTGACAAGCGCACGCATGAGGTTCTCATGGCCTTCAAATCTCGACTTCTCATACGCTCATATACACGCATGCGGGCATCAGTATGTCCGTCGCGCATCAAACCAAGATAATCACAATAGATATCTGCCCGTCTGACCGTCGACTCATTTGTGTTTGTTTTGTCTTTGTCTGAAGTTGCATCTCCCTGAGAAATGGTACATAACTATCGTATCATTCGGGATAACCTGAAGTGAGAATGATGtggtgttgaggttgatggatCAATCCGATTGTCCGACTGGGTTGGGTTGGATTGGGTGGAAGTGAAGAGGTTGCGCTTAGATGTTGGATGGGAAGAGCATCTATAAGTGGTCAAAATagacatgatcagcatcgcGCTTTTTCGAGTATTGCTGATTCTCGAATTAGGATGAATGGTCTATGATGAGATAGCGAACAAGGCGCATCGATGCGACATGACCACcgatcatgatgattgatAGCCAATGGATGTCTAAAGTTTGTAAGGGACCATACTCACGATTCGGACGGAAGCACCGAACACTTTAGCCGGGAGGTTGACTCTGAACTTGGCCTTGGCGACACCAGAGTTACCGTGGGGTCGGGAGATTCGGCCCCAGATGACTCGGACTCGGCTACCGTTGATCTCTCGCTTGGCCTTGTAGACGTAGGCGACTCGCTGTGGGTAAATGGTTAGGTGTCAGCGAAAGTttttcattcattcataTTATACGCTTCAAGAGGGCAACAAGGCTCcgacaggacaggacaggacaagacaagacatGGCAGATCTGCGGATTTGATTCTTCGTATCATCGATGTCGGGCAAGCGACATTCCTCGCCTTTGACTTCGATTCCTACTCCAATCCCgttcatctccatcgcaAATTGCTAATCCGTTACAGCCTACTCCATCCTCATGCAACCCTACCCTCCTAGCTCCATCAGATTCGTGCGACCGCATCGAAGATGAGCCAGGATATTCCTTGCAATCCTGCCCAGCTTGAATTTCCAGCTCGCCGTCATCCGTTCCCCGTCCATGCgacttttcctcttttcatTCGCCCATCCCAACAAGCCCGTATGCTATACTGATGTATCCGGTCTGTCCTATCCTGCCCCTGCCTGTCCTGGCCTTGAAGCCAACCCAGCCGAAGAAAATGCCAAacccagactcacctttcccAAGTAGTGTCTAGCAGCCTCCTTGGAATCCACACCCTCGATTTGAACTAACGATTGGTTAGGTCGCGagtttctctttcctctcttgtGTCCGAGGATTCGGCCTTTTGTGTAGAGTCTGTTGGGCGGCATGGTGGTGGTTGTGAGAATGGCGAATAGTCGATTCCGTTTCAACAGGAGGAGTTCGTTGGTCGGAATGAAcagagattgaggttgagtaAGTAAAGCAATtcacatgatcagctttccgctcctttccttccttgcTCCTCCATGCTGTCCACTGTAATCCTCCTCATAGTGTAAGCCTCCCAAGTACTCACCGAGTAGCAGCCATCTTGCCCAAATTGATTTTGAAGGTTGAGTAAAAGGAATTATAGGATGGTGTTGATAAACCTCGAATTAAGCAGTTGCCAGCCAGTGCATCCAACGATCCAATGCTTGGACGCAGGATTCGACAAACCGACAAACCCTGCAACTGATAGCATACTGCAAATTGCCATGCGAGATTCTCCACTGGGAATAACTGAGAAGCGGAGTATGCCGGGATTAGCACTTTTCCGCAAGACGCACGTAGACATCTGACCCCGGTGGCACTTTGATCGGCGATAAGAAATATCCGACAGACTCGATTACTTCCTGAAAAATGCGCCGTTCCTATTCCACGCTAGACATTCGAAACCTGAAACTCATCCTGTGAAGTCATCAAGTATGGTACACAGACTACCTCCTTCAACTGCGAGTGGCATTCGCTAAATTATGCATGCTTCGTCCGCTCCGACGTTAGATCAAGTGCGAGGATGTGGCACCGAGCAAGACGACAGACGATAGTCATCGCCCAGGATACTGCTACCAAGCGATATCCAGTGTCCTACCATCGAACGACGGTTCCAGCTACACGACGATTCCATCTACACGACGTGTCTGTCTCTGAGCAGCAAAGAGACAAAGAGACGTATCCTTTGTCTCTTAATCCCGCTTGGAAACCCTTTGATGCACTTTATAATTGCCTTGCGGAACATTATACCCTCATGCTCGCCATGCAACGAATTGCTCACTTGTGTAGGATCTATGTGATTTATGTATTTATGTTGTTGTTGAATTCTACCAGTATCGCGTTCACGCCTATGACTATACCTACGATTCTCTTGTCTTGGAGAAGGCCACCCAACACTGTATACATCGACAGGCGGATAGACTCCGATAGTCTCACGGCCTCAAGCAATAGTAAACGCATTTCATCATAGGCAATTTACAAGGGGCATATGAGTCTCCGTCTCTGGCTGCACACATCCGGTACTCACCACAAATAAACAGATCGCTTTTCCCGGATCGCATCACGGACAAGCTGCCCAATCCGACGAGGTGAACAAGTCACCAGACATCGCATCATTCAGCCGCAATCACATagcatcgcatcgcatcatTGATGCGTAGGCATCTGCCAAGACGGGATACTGCTAAAACGGACAAAGCGTTATTTATTGTAGCATACAGAGGCTGATGCCAAGGTGACCAAACAACGGTGAGTAGTGTAGAGCAGAAGCGGACACGCCCGGACCGTTCTGAGATGGTATCATAGAGTAGAGGGTTCAGGGTTGTGACTACTGAGAATGGGTTTACCTCGTGACGCCTTGACGCGATTGTTCGATTGTTTGGGTGAAAAGGGTTTTATTTACGTGTTTCACGTcatttctccatctttcatccttctcttttTCACCGTAGGACCATTTAATTGCACAGCCCTCCTATTTTCCTTCCCTTGCTTTTAGTGCCAAGATCAATCATTAGTCTAAATTGTCCTGATTCCTGATTTTTGTTGTTGTGCTTTGATCCCTccttcattcatccttcgatcctTCACTTTCACTACTCACTGGCGAACGAAatcaaatccatcatctgTTAACACTTGAATACACTTTTTTGCTTTCTCATCTACTTCGTCTTCTATCAATATAATCGactatcttcttcatcctctgtttgatcatcttcctgaTTGATCGCCTTTCATCGACAGATTAACGTCACCATCGACCAACACAAACACTAACGAACGCGTCTTatttctttttcttctcgCTCAGTCACCCAGACCCGACTACTATACAAGCTATCACAGCAacttcttccccctttcatCATCGGCGACTGGAAACGAACATAACGAATCAATATGTCTAGATTCGCCACTACCGCTTTACTCCTTTCTCTGCTTTCCGGGGCATACGCTCAATCATCAGATGCCGCCGCCGCCACTAGTGCTGCTGGATCGGCGGCTGCCTCGGGAGCTGCTACAGCTACCGCCGCTGgatctgctgctgcttcggGCGCAACATTAGCTCAGACTGGTACTTCCGTCGATGCTAGTGTTATCAGTCTGACGGCTACCATCTCCGCTCCTCAAGGATTCTCCATTCCGTGAGTCCGTCATCTGTGTCTTTTTCCCCCAACCGTAACGGTTGGTACCCCAACTCACGCTCGGTCCGCTATTCGCTTGACCAATCAGATGTGGTCTAAGACCTGTCATCGCTAACCTTGACTGCGTTTATCACTTTCAGCGCCTTAAGCGAACTCACTTCTGGCGCACCAACGGATACCACTGTAGCCCTTGACTCCACTTACGCCGCTGGTTCCACTCCCACCGCCGTTTCTGGCGCTCCCGCTCTCCCCACTTCCGCTCTCACCATC is a window from the Kwoniella dejecticola CBS 10117 chromosome 8, complete sequence genome containing:
- a CDS encoding 60S ribosomal protein eL33 translates to MPPNRLYTKGRILGHKRGKRNSRPNQSLVQIEGVDSKEAARHYLGKRVAYVYKAKREINGSRVRVIWGRISRPHGNSGVAKAKFRVNLPAKVFGASVRIMLFPSNI